In one window of Maribacter dokdonensis DSW-8 DNA:
- a CDS encoding TonB-dependent receptor codes for MRKMYFALAAFLMTVTAFSQGSISGTVLDGDTNTPLPGATVMVKGTTNGTSTDFDGNFTINASAESGTLVVSYIGFNSKQVAFTSTGNIGSIVLEPNAEELEGVVVTGILDIAKDRETPVAVSTIRAAEIQEKLGSQELPEILKSTPSIYATKTGGGFGDGRVNVRGFDSRNTAVMVNGIPVNDMENGAVYWSNWAGLGDVTTAMQVQRGLGSSKLAISSVGGTINVITKSTEKEEGGTVTLGGGNDGYLKTNVAYNTGKSDKGFAASILLGRTSGDGYIQGTEFEGYNYFIGLGYEPNDKHNFQFVLTGAPQVHNQRTSSFFNVATLADHLEYGAKYNYNGGTLNGEEFGWRRNFYHKPITSLTWEWKASEKSTLSTSAYASFGRGGGTGDIGAGPGFGYASSSRYRIPETGQVDYDLISRFNGGEAVTFYDGNDYQLSPNADGEYITTSFGDGLARRASINSHNWFGVIANLNTQINEKWSYDVGLDLRSYKGIHYRRVDNLLGADGYFDDDDINNPNHTVRQNGVVDSDFSSILNVFKSIDDEEKIDYYNDGLVRWAGAFGQVEYTDGVVSAFVQGGISNQGFKRIDYFTYLDSDPLQETDWENILGGNIKGGANFNINEANNVFFNGGYYSKQPLFDAVYINFVNELNPDLTNEKILGLEMGYGLNLGDFRAKVNLYRTSWKDRFVSIGIETPTGDEGNANINGVEQVHKGIEIEADYRASDVVQFRGMISLGDWEYAGNATGQALDDDRNVIDPDVTLFLDGVKVGDAAQFTTNLEMIVRPIEDLKISANLYNASRLYAFLNAEDFDSADNQGSLRLPSYTLFDLGAYYTFGLGGSNKLSIAANVNNLFDTEYIAESLTNTFAGQGDDVFRGISTDNKVFFGFGRTFNVSARYSF; via the coding sequence ATGAGAAAAATGTATTTTGCATTAGCGGCATTTTTAATGACCGTAACTGCTTTTTCACAAGGATCTATTTCTGGTACTGTACTAGATGGCGACACAAACACTCCGTTGCCAGGAGCTACAGTAATGGTTAAAGGTACTACTAACGGAACATCAACTGATTTTGATGGAAACTTTACTATTAATGCAAGTGCCGAGTCTGGAACCTTAGTTGTTTCTTACATTGGTTTTAATTCTAAACAAGTTGCCTTTACTTCAACAGGTAACATTGGTTCAATTGTTTTGGAACCAAATGCTGAAGAGCTGGAGGGTGTTGTTGTAACAGGAATTTTAGATATTGCTAAGGATAGGGAAACTCCTGTGGCTGTTTCAACAATTAGAGCAGCTGAAATACAAGAAAAATTAGGTTCTCAAGAATTACCTGAAATACTTAAGTCTACACCTTCTATTTACGCTACCAAAACAGGTGGTGGTTTTGGTGATGGTAGAGTTAACGTTAGAGGTTTCGATTCTAGAAACACCGCGGTAATGGTTAATGGTATTCCTGTTAACGATATGGAAAATGGTGCTGTTTACTGGAGTAACTGGGCTGGTTTAGGCGATGTTACTACTGCTATGCAAGTGCAAAGAGGTTTAGGATCATCTAAGTTGGCAATTTCTTCTGTTGGTGGTACAATAAACGTTATTACAAAGTCTACCGAGAAAGAAGAAGGTGGTACTGTTACACTTGGTGGTGGTAACGATGGTTATTTAAAAACTAACGTTGCTTACAATACTGGGAAATCGGATAAAGGTTTTGCAGCTTCTATATTACTAGGTAGAACTTCAGGTGATGGTTATATTCAGGGAACTGAATTTGAAGGTTATAATTATTTTATTGGATTAGGTTATGAGCCAAATGATAAACATAATTTCCAGTTTGTTTTAACTGGAGCTCCACAAGTACATAACCAGAGAACATCAAGTTTCTTTAATGTTGCTACTTTGGCAGATCATTTAGAGTACGGTGCTAAATACAACTATAATGGTGGTACTTTGAATGGTGAGGAATTCGGTTGGAGAAGAAACTTCTACCACAAACCTATTACTTCTTTAACGTGGGAATGGAAAGCTTCTGAAAAATCCACATTGTCTACATCTGCCTATGCTTCTTTTGGTCGTGGTGGCGGAACAGGTGATATTGGTGCAGGACCGGGTTTTGGTTATGCTAGTTCTAGTAGATATAGAATTCCTGAAACAGGTCAAGTTGATTATGATTTAATTTCACGCTTTAATGGCGGTGAGGCAGTTACTTTTTATGATGGTAACGATTATCAATTATCACCTAATGCTGATGGCGAATATATCACTACAAGCTTTGGTGATGGTCTTGCAAGAAGAGCTTCTATCAACTCTCACAACTGGTTTGGTGTAATCGCTAATTTGAATACTCAAATTAACGAAAAATGGAGTTATGATGTAGGTTTGGATTTAAGAAGCTACAAAGGTATTCACTACAGAAGAGTGGATAATTTATTAGGAGCTGATGGTTATTTTGATGATGACGACATTAATAACCCTAACCATACTGTACGTCAAAATGGTGTTGTAGATTCTGATTTCTCTTCTATTTTGAATGTATTTAAGAGTATTGATGATGAAGAGAAGATTGATTACTATAATGATGGTCTTGTAAGATGGGCCGGTGCATTTGGTCAAGTTGAATATACTGATGGTGTAGTTTCTGCTTTTGTTCAAGGTGGTATTTCTAATCAAGGATTTAAAAGAATCGATTATTTTACCTATTTAGATTCTGATCCTTTACAAGAAACTGATTGGGAAAATATTTTAGGAGGTAACATTAAAGGTGGTGCTAATTTTAATATTAATGAAGCTAATAACGTATTTTTTAATGGTGGATACTATTCTAAACAACCATTGTTCGATGCAGTTTACATTAATTTTGTAAACGAATTAAACCCAGATTTAACCAATGAGAAAATTTTAGGTCTTGAAATGGGTTATGGTCTTAATCTTGGAGATTTCAGAGCAAAGGTGAATTTATATAGAACATCTTGGAAAGATAGATTTGTTTCTATTGGCATTGAAACTCCAACAGGAGATGAGGGTAATGCTAATATTAATGGTGTTGAACAAGTTCATAAGGGTATTGAGATTGAAGCGGATTACCGTGCGTCAGATGTTGTACAGTTTAGAGGTATGATATCTTTAGGTGATTGGGAGTATGCTGGGAATGCAACTGGTCAAGCTCTTGATGATGATAGAAATGTTATTGACCCAGATGTTACTTTATTTCTAGATGGTGTAAAAGTTGGTGATGCCGCACAATTTACTACAAACTTAGAAATGATTGTAAGACCTATTGAGGATCTTAAGATTAGCGCTAATCTTTACAATGCTTCAAGATTATATGCATTCTTAAATGCAGAAGATTTTGATTCAGCAGATAATCAAGGTTCATTACGTTTACCAAGTTATACACTTTTTGACTTAGGTGCATATTACACTTTTGGTTTAGGAGGAAGCAACAAGCTTAGTATTGCTGCTAACGTAAACAACCTTTTTGATACAGAATATATAGCTGAATCGTTGACAAATACATTTGCAGGACAAGGAGATGATGTATTTAGAGGAATTTCTACTGATAACAAAGTATTCTTTGGATTTGGTAGAACTTTTAACGTAAGTGCTCGTTATAGTTTCTAA